A stretch of DNA from Saccharospirillum mangrovi:
CAGCAAACCGAGCGTGGTGAACACCCAGCCGGCGCCGAAGGCGAACACGTTCAACAGCGCAATCGCCAACACCACCGACAAGACGCCGCCGCCCGGCCGGTAACCCAGCAGCAAGCCAATCAAACAGACGATCAGCGACGAGCCGGTGTAGCGAATCAAATCGCCCGCCATGGCGCCGACCAACGGCGACGGCCGCCACACCGGCATTGATTTGAAGCGGTCGTAAATGCCTTTGCCGATGTCGGTGTTCAGCGTCACGCCGGTGTAGATGGTGGTGAACACGACCGTCTGCGCCAGAATGCCCGGCAGCAGAAACACCAGATATTCCTGCGGCGAACCGGCGAGTGCGCCGCCGAACAAAAAGGTGAACATGACGGTGAACATCACCGGCGTGATCACTACATCGAACAACTGTTCCGGCACGTGTTTGATTTTCAGCAAAGCGCGCCAGGCGAAGGTTGCCAGGTTCGACGCCGTGCCGGGCAGCGCCGGTGCGGTTTGCTGCATCAGGGCGTGCAGGTCGAGCGCGGGTTTGGTCGGCTGGGCGTTGCCAACGGCGACACTGGTTTGATCGGTCATGCGGGCATGTCCTCAGTGGTATCCAATTCCGATGGCTGGCCGGTGAGTGCCAGAAAAACTTCGTCCAGGCTGGGTTGGCCCAACGCAAAACTCGCCAGCGCGATGCCCGCGTCGTTCAGCCCTTGAATGGCTCGGCTGGCCGCCGCCGCATCGGCGCAGGGCGCGTTCAGTGACGCCGGTTCCGGCTCTTCGTTGACGCTGGTTTGCAGATGCTGGCTCAGCCAGTCACGCGCGTCCGGCCGTTGCGCCGGATCGACCAGCCGCAGCCGCAGAATGCCCGATCCAACGGTCTGCTTCAGTTCGCTGCTGGTGCCTTCGGCGATCAGTCGGCCGTGGTCAATGACTGCGATGCGTTCGGCCAGTTGATCGGCTTCTTCCAGATATTGAGTGGTCAGCAACACCGTGGTGCCGGCGTTGGCGAGTGCACGCACGATGTCCCAGACCTGATTGCGTGAGCGCGGGTCTAGGCCGGTGGTGGGCTCATCGAGAAACAGCAGTTCCGGCGGCACGATCAACGAGGCGGCGATGTCGAGCCGGCGGCGCATGCCACCGGAGTAGTGTTTCACTTGCTTGTCGCCGGCGTCGCTTAAATCGAAGCTGGCTAACAGGGTGTCGGCGCGGTCGCGACCGGCGCGGCCTTTGAAGCCGAGTAACCGGGCCAGCAAGCGCAGGTTTTCGCGGCCGGTGAGGTCTTCATCGACCGAGGCGAACTGGCCGGTCAGGCTGATGCGTTGGCGAATGGCCTGGGCGTCGCGATGCAGGTCGAGCCCCAGCACGCTGGCCTCGCCGGCGTCGGGTTGCAGCAGTGTCGCCAACATGCGCACGGTGGTGGTTTTGCCGGCACCGTTCGGGCCGAGTAAGCCATAAACGCTGCCGCGCCGGACTTGCAGATCCAGACCGCGAACCGCCTGGGTGTCACCGAAATGTTTGTGCAGGCCCTGAACGTCAATGGCCCATTGCTGAGCGGACATAAGTTGTCTCCTGAAACGGACGCTTAACACTAGACGCAGCCAGACTCGGCGACCAGCCTTTCGTTGCACCAAAACGGACCGGTTTTGACCGCATTTTAGGGGGTCGATACCGCTCGCAGCCTTGCTATACTGGCCCTTTCAGCCCAACAGCCTTGGATTGTTTTAAACCCATGGACGAAGCCTCGCCACCGCGTCGATTGCCCCGGCTGTTGACCCTCCAAAAACCCAATCGCGTTTCCAAAGACCACTATTTGGAATTTGTGGCGATTCAGGTATCAAGTCTGTTTTCGTTGCTGGCGCATCTGGTGTTGTTGGCCTTGTACCAGCACTACCAACTCTGGCCGATGGCCGCCTTCAGTGTGATGAGCGTGTTGTTGTGGAGCGCCGCCATTTTTGCCAACCGGCGCGGTGAACACCTGATATCGGTGGTGCTGGCGTGCTCTGAGTTGTGCGGCTATTCCATTGCGGCGGTGTACTTTCTGGGGCTGGAGTTCGGCTTTCAGTATTACCTCTGGCCGACGACCTGTCTGGCCATCGTCAATTCGCGGCAGCAAGTGTTGAGCGCAAGTCTGACAGGCCTGGCCTGCATCGGTCTGTTTCTGGTACTGAATCTGTTGTTTCCCGGCTCGCGCTACGATGGCGGCCTGTTGGAATGGTCGCGCTGGCTGTTCAGCGCCAATGTGATACTGGCGGCAGCGCCGTTGATTTTGTCGGTGATTCTGGTGCGACGGCAGTTTGAGCGACAACGCCGCGACCTGGTGGAACTGGCAACGCGTGATGAACTGACGCAACTCTACAACCGCCGTTATCTGCGCGAATTTCTGCACCCCTGGCGCGCTCAGGCGCGGCGCACTGGCGCCAGCAGCGTCATTGCCATTGGCGACATCGACAACTTCAAGCCCATTAACGACGAACTCGGCCACGACGTGGGCGACGATGTGCTCAAAGGCGTTGCGGCGTTTTTATTGGATCAGGTACGCGAAGAAGATCTGGTGTGTCGCTGGGGTGGCGAAGAGTTTGTGATCATTTTCGCCAGCACCAGTCTGGCTCAGGCCGAGCGCATTCTGCGACGTCTGCATGAAGCCATGCCGCAGCAACGCTTTATGGACAACGACCGCAGCGTCACCATCAGCTTCGGCGTGACCGATTTCAAAGCGGACGAGGATATGGGCGACGCCCTGGCGCGAGCCGATCAATTGCTCTATCGCGCCAAGGCCGGTGGTCGCAACCGCATCGAAGCGGCGCTGGAATCGTCCTGATTTCAGCGGTTGAGACAGAACCTACTGCAAGCGGAAGAACGACACCGACTGCAACAAATCCTGGCTGAGCGCGTTCAGCGTTTCGGTTGAATCGAGCGACAGTTTGGCGCTTTTGGCGTTGTCTTCGGAAATGCGATTTACATCGCTGACCGTTTCGGAAATGCCGTTCAGGGTGGCGGCTTGCTGTTCGGCAGCGGCCGAGGTTTGCAGCGTCCAATCCTTAATCTGATCCACCGCAGCGACGAACTGCTCAATGGTGCGGCCGGCTTCACCCACGGTGTCGACTGTTGCCACCGACTTGGCGTGGCTGTCGCCAATCACACCCACAGCAGCGCGGCTGCCGCTGCGCAACTCTTCCAATGTTTGCTGAATTTCCTCTGTCGATTGCTGGGTGCGGTGCGCCAGTTTGCGCACTTCATCGGCTACCACAGCGAAGCCGCGGCCTTGTTCACCGGCGCGTGCTGCTTCGATGGCCGCGTTCAGCGCCAGCAGATTGGTCTGCTCGGCAATGGCCTGAATGGACGTGATGATGGTGGTGATGTTTTCCGCCTGGCCGTCGAGCTTTTCGATCACACTCACCGATTGCTCAATTTCTCCCGCCAACGTCTGAATGGAGCTGATGGTGTCTTGCACCGTCTGGAAGCCGCTGTCGGCGGCTTCTTTTGCCAGTTCCGATACCGACATCGACTGGCTGGCCGCCTCAGAAACCTGGCTCGAGGCGGTTTGCAATTCGTCGATGGCCGTCGCCAGTTCGTGCATTTTCTGCTGCTGGCTTTCGGCGTCGCGGAAGCGCGATTCGGTGTCGGCCATGATGTCGCCAGCCGAGTGTTTGAGGTGTTCGGACAGTTCGATCACCGAACCGACGATGTCCGACAGCTTGGCGTTCATCTGCGACACCGCCAGCATTACCTCGTCCACTTCATCGCCGTTCTCGCGCGCTGAAATGCGTTGGCTGAGATCGCCACTGGCCAGGCGTTGCGTAGCCTGAACGATGGATTTCAGGTCGCGCTTGATTTTGCGCAGCATCCAGATGGCGGCCAGCGCGGCGATGACGATCAACACCGCCAGCGAAGCAATCATCACCCGCACCGTGGCTTGCTGCGAGGCGATCAGTTTGGCCGAACGCAAATCAACCAATTGGCTGTACTGAGTCGAAATCTGCGTGATGAGGGTGCCGACCGGCGCCACCGCATCGGCCATGGCGGCCTTGATGGCGTTGCGTTCGTTCCAGGCGGCTTTGCCCAGCCAGGCGGTCGCTGCCGCTTCAGACGCGGTTTTGAGCTGCGCAAGGCCGGCGCTGAGTTGTTCGGCCAAGGTGCCGAGAGAGACCTCAGTCTGGCTGAGCATCACCGAGTCCCAACTGCGAATCAGGTCCGGGTTGAGCTGGGCCACGGCGTCCTGTATCTGCGCTTCGGTCGCGTCGGCGGCATCGATGGCGGCCTGCAAATCGGCCTCGGTGATGCTGCTGGCGAAGTATTGCGGCCCCAGTTCAGTAACCGTGTCGTATTGCTGCGTCAGTGTCTCCCATCCCTGAGTCAGGTTTTCGCTGAGTCGCCGCAGCTGAGCATCCTTCTCGCTGTTGGCAATCACGGTATTGAAACTGGAGATAAAGACCACGGCGAGCACCAGCAGGGCCAGAATTAAAGCCGACACCAGGGCACTGATCTTCAGCGTCAGGGAGAGTTTTTTCATTCGTATGAGCTCGAGGAAATAGCGGCCGTTGTGTAAGACATCGGCACCAATTGGAGAAAGCTTGAATGCGAAAGCCGTGCCGTTGCGAACATTGGTTGAATTGGAAGCGACACCGCCGTGTTAATCCGCGACATCATCGCAGCGTACCTCGCATCGCCCTTAAAGGGTGCGGGCAGCGCACCAAGTGTGTCTGTTTTGGTGCGCCGCTGTCTGTGCTTATTTTGTTAATTCGTTACTATGACCGAGCTTGATGAAACAAATGTTTCTAAAAAGCCGCAATATCGATCATTTGTTCACACGCCAGCCGAGCTGGCCTACCCCTTGCAAAGCATCGCTCGCCATAACGACAACCGACGCTAAGAGGGGATTTAGCATGAATAAACGGACTTGGCTCAGTGGACTGGCCGGCCTGATGGCCGCGGCCGGTGCCAGCGCAACCGACATCGA
This window harbors:
- a CDS encoding ABC transporter permease, with product MTDQTSVAVGNAQPTKPALDLHALMQQTAPALPGTASNLATFAWRALLKIKHVPEQLFDVVITPVMFTVMFTFLFGGALAGSPQEYLVFLLPGILAQTVVFTTIYTGVTLNTDIGKGIYDRFKSMPVWRPSPLVGAMAGDLIRYTGSSLIVCLIGLLLGYRPGGGVLSVVLAIALLNVFAFGAGWVFTTLGLLLRTPGAVMTLSWLVLMPVTFASNIFVDPATMPGWLQAFIEVNPVAHLVTTLRAILAGEPSMDGLLITLLTPLVLTAIFGPLTMMLYRRQR
- a CDS encoding ATP-binding cassette domain-containing protein — its product is MSAQQWAIDVQGLHKHFGDTQAVRGLDLQVRRGSVYGLLGPNGAGKTTTVRMLATLLQPDAGEASVLGLDLHRDAQAIRQRISLTGQFASVDEDLTGRENLRLLARLLGFKGRAGRDRADTLLASFDLSDAGDKQVKHYSGGMRRRLDIAASLIVPPELLFLDEPTTGLDPRSRNQVWDIVRALANAGTTVLLTTQYLEEADQLAERIAVIDHGRLIAEGTSSELKQTVGSGILRLRLVDPAQRPDARDWLSQHLQTSVNEEPEPASLNAPCADAAAASRAIQGLNDAGIALASFALGQPSLDEVFLALTGQPSELDTTEDMPA
- a CDS encoding GGDEF domain-containing protein; this translates as MDEASPPRRLPRLLTLQKPNRVSKDHYLEFVAIQVSSLFSLLAHLVLLALYQHYQLWPMAAFSVMSVLLWSAAIFANRRGEHLISVVLACSELCGYSIAAVYFLGLEFGFQYYLWPTTCLAIVNSRQQVLSASLTGLACIGLFLVLNLLFPGSRYDGGLLEWSRWLFSANVILAAAPLILSVILVRRQFERQRRDLVELATRDELTQLYNRRYLREFLHPWRAQARRTGASSVIAIGDIDNFKPINDELGHDVGDDVLKGVAAFLLDQVREEDLVCRWGGEEFVIIFASTSLAQAERILRRLHEAMPQQRFMDNDRSVTISFGVTDFKADEDMGDALARADQLLYRAKAGGRNRIEAALESS
- a CDS encoding methyl-accepting chemotaxis protein — its product is MKKLSLTLKISALVSALILALLVLAVVFISSFNTVIANSEKDAQLRRLSENLTQGWETLTQQYDTVTELGPQYFASSITEADLQAAIDAADATEAQIQDAVAQLNPDLIRSWDSVMLSQTEVSLGTLAEQLSAGLAQLKTASEAAATAWLGKAAWNERNAIKAAMADAVAPVGTLITQISTQYSQLVDLRSAKLIASQQATVRVMIASLAVLIVIAALAAIWMLRKIKRDLKSIVQATQRLASGDLSQRISARENGDEVDEVMLAVSQMNAKLSDIVGSVIELSEHLKHSAGDIMADTESRFRDAESQQQKMHELATAIDELQTASSQVSEAASQSMSVSELAKEAADSGFQTVQDTISSIQTLAGEIEQSVSVIEKLDGQAENITTIITSIQAIAEQTNLLALNAAIEAARAGEQGRGFAVVADEVRKLAHRTQQSTEEIQQTLEELRSGSRAAVGVIGDSHAKSVATVDTVGEAGRTIEQFVAAVDQIKDWTLQTSAAAEQQAATLNGISETVSDVNRISEDNAKSAKLSLDSTETLNALSQDLLQSVSFFRLQ